CAGCGGATGCACGAACTGGATGCGCGAGGAGTGCAGGCAGAGCGGCGCGTCCTCAGGTTCGTGAGTCTGGGTGTCTCCGCGCTGGATGCCAGACAGATAGGCCTGGTCACCGAGAACGGGCCAGCCGAGGTGCGCGAGGTGGAGGCGAATCTGATTGGTGCGACCGGTAAGTGGCCGGGCCTCCAGGAGCGCGGTGCCATCGTCATCACGGCGCAGGACCTTGAACTCTGTGCGCGACTGCCTGCCATGGGCATCATCCACCTCACGGGTGCCCATGGTTCCTGACTCATTGCCGATGGGTGCATCACAAGCAAAGGCGTCCTGCTCCGGATGACCCTGCACGCGGACGAGGTAGAACTTCCCCACCTCGCCAGCCGTGAACTGGGGCTGCAGTTTCCCGGCGAAATGTTTGGTGCGTGCATACACCATGACTCCGCTGGTATTCGCATCCAGCCGATGGGCCTGGCGCGGCTTCTGCGGACGATACACCTCATGGAGGATGTGGCGGAGCGTATTGCGATTGAAGCGGCCACCGGGATGCACAGGCAGTGGTGCCGGCTTGTTCAGCACAATGATGGCCTCGTCCTCGTGCAGAATCTTGATGTCGGCATTTACATCCGGCTCGGTGATTTCTCCGAGCACATGGAGATAGCGCTGGCCTCCGTACACAACCTGTGTGGGTGACACGGGCTCATGGTCTGCATTCAAGACACGGCCTGATTCACATGCGGCGATCCATGCTTCGAGACTTACAGGTACGACCAGACGTGCCAGAGCCTCCGCCAGCGGCATGCCATCGCAGACTGCGGGAATGTTGAAGGGACGCAGATTCTCATACGGCGCGCTTCCAGGTAGTGGCGAGGTAAGCTTTGCAATCGCCTCCTGCCGGCGCGCGATGTTTTCCTGCATCTTATCCGCTGGCTCCTTAAAGCAATACGGACAGGACTCATTCACCACATAGCGCGTGTCCTGCTGGTCCTCCTCGCTCAAGGGCGTCTGGCATTGGAAACACTGGGTAGACTCCGTCTCTTGCAGCGCCGGGTCCACGCCCACTCGCTGGTCAAAGACAAAGCACTCGCCATCGTAGTGATCGGCGCCGCACTCCTCAAAATACTTCAGGATGCCGCCGTCGAGTTGCAGGATGTGCTTGAAGCCTTCGCGCTCCATGAAGGGCCCTGCCTTTTCACAACGGATGCCGCCAGTGCAGAACATCACCACGGGCTGATCCTTCATCCCCTCTGGCAGCTTGCGCACCGCGTCGGGGAATTGCTTGAAGGTATCAATGCCAATCGGCAGGGCGTTCTTGAATGTGCCGAGCTTCACCTCGTAGTCGTTGCGCGTGTCCAGCAGCGTCACAGGACGGCCTTCGTCCAGCCACTGCTTCAGCTCTTTGGCCTGGAGCTTGGGAGAGGTGCGCAGAGCGGGGTTGATGCCCTCCACCCCGAAGGTGATGATCTCCTTCTTCAACCGGACCAGCATGCGGCGGAAGGGCTGGTGATCCGTCTCGCTGTACTTCGGTGTGAGGTCTGCGAGACCCGGCAGTGAGCGCAACTCGGCCAGCAGCGACTCGATGCCCGGAGCCTCGCCAGCAATGAAAAGGTTGATGCCTTCCGGGCTCAGGAGAATGGTGCCCTTGAGATTCCAGCCCTTGCATTTGGCAAGCAAATGAGTGCGCAGCTCACGCAGGTCCTGCAAAGGGGCGAACTTGTAGGCGGCGATGTTCTGAATCGAAAGGGTGTCTGGCATAGGGAACTTGGCGGGGACCGCTCCACACGGGAGGGACCGGTAGCCTAGCGCAGATTCCGGAATAGTCAGGTCCGATGTGTGGTTCCGGCTCGCTCTGGCGTCAGGGCTCCTTTTGTCGCAAAGCAGCGAAAGCAGCAGAGCAGCAAAGGGATCAACGGAGGTTAGGCCTTCCGGCCTGACAGTGGGCGTTGGGTCTTCCGACCCGACAGCAGGATCCACTCGCGGCATGGTGCATTCTCTCTTTGCTGCTTTCGCTGCTTTGCGGCAAACCCCTCCGAAGGTGAACGAAGGAATGAGGTGCATCTCGCCGTAACAAGCGTCGCCTCAACCCAATTCCCACGCTTCTCCCATGACTCGTCTATCTCGTGGAATGTTCGCCCTCACGCTTGTCGCAGGCCTGCATTGTGTGCCTTCCCTCGCTCTGGCTACCGATGCCAAGGAGCACAAACCGGTGGCGCCGACCAGTGCAGAGCTGATGCCTGCAGACGCGCGGCGGTGGTCGCAGCACGAGAAGGCAGTGATGCTCACTGACCTCTCGCAGGTCACTCCGGCGTCAGCACTCACGAAGGGGATGCGTGAGAAGGGCAAGTGGAAGGTCATCCCCTTCGCCACAGCGGAGATGAAGGGCTGGGCACTCTCCACCTATGCCTTCACCAAGGCACCCATCATAGACCTGCCACTGAATGCGAAGGGGTGGCATGCGGTGTATCTCGGAGTGAGTTCTGTGTCCACGGGCTTTCGTGAAGCGAAGAATGGCATGCGGGCGAAGCTCAGTGAGGAGCGCATCTTCAAGCGCATGGCGAACAACATGGGCCTGCTGCCCAATCGGGTGGACATGATCCAGGATGAGTTCCTCACGGTGGCGCAGCTGGACGGGCAATCGCTGCAGATTGGCTCACTGCCGAATCTGCCTGCCACGATCTGCTATGTGAAGCTGGTGCCACTCACGGATGCGGAAGTCAGCACGTGGAGTGAGAAGCAGAAGAACACCAAACCCGGCGAAGGTACACGCACGTCCATCGCCACCTTTGATGGGCACAGCTGGATCTGGCCGTATGCGCCGGAGACGAAGGATGATCTGCTGGCGTCCTTCCGCGGCATGGAGAACACGGACATCGGCAAGTGGTGGTTCCAAGTGCTGGGTGCGGACCTCGTGATCTATCCCTCGAAGGTGGGCAACATTCCCGGTGAAAACACGGTCGATTTCCCCACACGCGAACACGAGTGGTTTGTGAACTCCATCAAGGACCTGCACAAGAAGGGCATCAATCCGCTGCAGGTTGCGCGGGAGGCGGCACGAGAACAGGGCGTGGAGTTCCACGTGATGCTGCGTCCCGCGGGATGGAAAGCCTCCATCCCGTACGAGGAGACGTTCGACAGCAAGTTCTACCACGCGCATCCAGAGTGGCGTTGTGTGGACCGCGATGGCACGCGCACCATGCACATGAGCCATGCAGTGCCGGAGGTACGGCAGCATCTGCTCGACATCCTCACTGAGACTCTGGAGCTCCAGCCGGAAGGCGTGGGCATTCTTTTCCATCGCGGCATGCCGCTGATGCTTTGGGAAGATGCCTTCCGTGCACGCTACAAGGAGATGCACAGCACGGAAGCTCGCGATGTGGATGAAGATGACCCTCGACTGCAGGCCACACGCGCAGCCATCATGACGGATTTCCTGAGACAAATCCGCACCCTGCTGGATGATACGGCGAAGAAACAGGGCCGAACGGAACGCTACAAGATCTCGCTGGGCACCTTCAGCAAGGAGGCGGACAACAAGCGTTGGGGACTCGACCTGCCGCTCTGGATCAAGGAAGGCCTCGTGGACGATCTGGGCGTGGCGTGGTTCGCGCATCACACGTCCTTCGCGCAGCCTGATATGGTGTATTACAAGAAGCTGGTGGATGGCACGAAGGTGGGTCTGTATCCTTTTGTGATTTCATGGAAGTCCGGCCAGCCCAAAAACCTGTGCACACAGGTGACGAACTTCTACAAGGGCGGCGCCACCGGCATTGCCGTGTGGGACCCCAGCGTGGAAGTGGGCTGGACGGAGAAGCCGCACGGGAATCTCTTCGAGGTCCTGGGCAGACTGGGGCATCGCGACGACGTCGCGAGGTGGTCCAAGCAAGGCGTACCAGTGCCGCTGGCCATCCCGCTCAAGAAGCTGGATGAAAATGAGTACAGCCGGTGGTTTCCGACGACGGGGTTTTAGGTGGTTCCAAAGTAGCTTCGGCTTCAGCCGAATGGAGCTGAGGCTACGTGGAGTCGGCCATTCGCGTCCTTTTTCGGCTAAAGCCGAAGCTACTTTCGGAACTCACCACTCCCCTTCCCGCTTGAACTTCTCACGCACGTTCTGGCTGAAGGTGGCGATGGACTTCTCCAGTTCCTCCGCAATTTCCAAGGTTGGACGTCCGGTGGAGTTGCGCACCACGGGGATGACAGTGTTGCACTCATTTGCGTCCATGAATCGTGCAGCTTCGAGAAGGCCGACCTGTTCTTCCGGCGGCAGCACCATGAAGCCATGCTTGTCTGCGTGAATGAGATCACCCGGATTCACCTTGGTGCCGAAGACCTCCACTTCACAGCCCCAGCGCACGGGTGTAGGAAAGGCGTGACCGACGCAAAGGCGGCGTGCGAGGGCCTTGAATCCGGCATTGGTCATCTCATCCAGGTCGCGAATGGCGCCATCCGTGATGGTCCCAATACAGCCCAGAGCACGATGCGCGTTGGCATTCACTTCTCCCCAGAAGGAACCAATCACGCGAGGCTTGTCGAGGTCCTGAATGATCACAATCTTCGGCCCTGGGATGCTGGCGATGTAACGGCGGTATTCTGCGCCGGCATTCGGGTTGGCTTTGCGGTGATTGGGATTGCTGGGCTCAATCACCACCGTGACTGCGTAGCCCACCATGGGCCCCATTTGCGGCATGAAGTCGCGCGTCTCCTCGATGTTGAAAGCATCCGCAGCCGGATTGCGCTTCGTGATTTGCTCCCAGCCGTTGTAGATGGTGGGTGTGTTCCAGCGCTTAAGTTGCAGGAGTTCGGAGTATGGGAGCTGCGGAGAGGAAGGAGTGGGCATGGTGGGGTGCGGTGAACCGGGAAAAATACAAGGCTTCTGGAGAAGCCTTCTACGTTCTTGAGGTACGCGTGCAAACATCAAGTTGCACCATCGCGCCCAGGTACCTGGTGAAAAGTTCTTGTAAACAGTTAACCTTTCGGTTAACTGTTTTTCATGCGCCGCCCCCCTTCCGTTCCGATTGCCCAGCAGCTCGATGCCGTTTTCGCGGCGTTGAGCGATGCGTCCCGGCGTCACATGCTGGAGCGCCTGCGGCAGGGTGAAGCCACGGTGGGAGAGCTGGCTGAGCCTCTGGACATGTCCCTGCCAGCCGTATCGAAACATCTGCGGGTGCTGGAGAATGCCGGTCTGCTGCAGCGCCGCGTGGAGGGGCGTCTGCACTACATCTCAGCCAATGCCGAGCCCCTCGACCAGGCCATGAGCTGGATGGAGCAGCAGCGTCA
This genomic window from Roseimicrobium gellanilyticum contains:
- a CDS encoding sulfurtransferase → MPDTLSIQNIAAYKFAPLQDLRELRTHLLAKCKGWNLKGTILLSPEGINLFIAGEAPGIESLLAELRSLPGLADLTPKYSETDHQPFRRMLVRLKKEIITFGVEGINPALRTSPKLQAKELKQWLDEGRPVTLLDTRNDYEVKLGTFKNALPIGIDTFKQFPDAVRKLPEGMKDQPVVMFCTGGIRCEKAGPFMEREGFKHILQLDGGILKYFEECGADHYDGECFVFDQRVGVDPALQETESTQCFQCQTPLSEEDQQDTRYVVNESCPYCFKEPADKMQENIARRQEAIAKLTSPLPGSAPYENLRPFNIPAVCDGMPLAEALARLVVPVSLEAWIAACESGRVLNADHEPVSPTQVVYGGQRYLHVLGEITEPDVNADIKILHEDEAIIVLNKPAPLPVHPGGRFNRNTLRHILHEVYRPQKPRQAHRLDANTSGVMVYARTKHFAGKLQPQFTAGEVGKFYLVRVQGHPEQDAFACDAPIGNESGTMGTREVDDAHGRQSRTEFKVLRRDDDGTALLEARPLTGRTNQIRLHLAHLGWPVLGDQAYLSGIQRGDTQTHEPEDAPLCLHSSRIQFVHPLTRERVEFTAPAPAWAE
- a CDS encoding RraA family protein encodes the protein MPTPSSPQLPYSELLQLKRWNTPTIYNGWEQITKRNPAADAFNIEETRDFMPQMGPMVGYAVTVVIEPSNPNHRKANPNAGAEYRRYIASIPGPKIVIIQDLDKPRVIGSFWGEVNANAHRALGCIGTITDGAIRDLDEMTNAGFKALARRLCVGHAFPTPVRWGCEVEVFGTKVNPGDLIHADKHGFMVLPPEEQVGLLEAARFMDANECNTVIPVVRNSTGRPTLEIAEELEKSIATFSQNVREKFKREGEW
- a CDS encoding ArsR/SmtB family transcription factor; the protein is MRRPPSVPIAQQLDAVFAALSDASRRHMLERLRQGEATVGELAEPLDMSLPAVSKHLRVLENAGLLQRRVEGRLHYISANAEPLDQAMSWMEQQRQFWTGSFERLEKLFRDAKSTHPSITPSTSPSTRKPKPKSKP